From the genome of Neisseria lisongii, one region includes:
- the hpnD gene encoding presqualene diphosphate synthase HpnD, translated as MSALDYCRQKAFQSRSSFLSGFRFLPQAQLDAMTVLYAFCRELDDVVDECSQAEIARITLEWWRQDLDKVFSGHTPEHPVNQALQTVRTQFELPHSELAELIDGMQMDLQQARYADFAELKRYCRRVAGVVGCLIARILGFSDERTLLFADQTGLALQLTNIIRDVGEDARRGRIYLPMAELQQFNVPAAVILQSRPTPEFAELMAFQIKRAKSIYYQAVSALPKIDKKRQKAGLVMAAIYYALLQEIERDGAENVLRYKIAIPSPRKKRIALKTWMLGFHPEAV; from the coding sequence GTGTCCGCCCTCGACTATTGCCGCCAAAAGGCTTTTCAAAGCCGCTCGAGTTTTCTCTCCGGCTTCCGCTTCCTACCGCAGGCGCAGCTGGATGCCATGACGGTGCTGTACGCCTTTTGCCGGGAATTGGACGATGTGGTCGATGAATGCAGTCAAGCCGAAATCGCCCGCATTACGCTGGAATGGTGGCGGCAGGATTTAGACAAAGTCTTTAGCGGCCACACGCCCGAACACCCCGTCAATCAAGCCCTGCAAACCGTGCGTACGCAGTTTGAGCTTCCGCATAGCGAATTGGCGGAACTGATAGACGGTATGCAGATGGATTTGCAGCAGGCACGCTATGCCGATTTTGCCGAACTGAAACGCTATTGCCGCCGTGTCGCCGGCGTGGTTGGCTGTCTGATTGCCCGGATTTTGGGTTTCAGCGACGAGCGTACGCTGCTGTTTGCCGACCAAACCGGCTTGGCTTTGCAGCTGACCAACATTATTCGGGACGTAGGCGAAGATGCCCGCCGCGGACGGATTTACCTACCGATGGCGGAATTGCAGCAGTTTAACGTTCCCGCCGCCGTGATCCTGCAAAGCCGCCCCACGCCGGAATTTGCCGAACTAATGGCGTTTCAAATCAAACGGGCCAAAAGCATTTATTACCAAGCCGTGTCTGCATTGCCCAAAATCGACAAAAAACGGCAGAAAGCCGGTTTGGTGATGGCGGCGATTTATTATGCCCTGCTGCAGGAAATCGAGCGGGACGGCGCAGAAAATGTGTTGCGCTACAAAATCGCCATCCCCTCGCCCCGCAAAAAACGCATTGCCCTGAAAACCTGGATGCTGGGTTTCCACCCCGAGGCCGTCTGA
- a CDS encoding (Fe-S)-binding protein, producing the protein MSTRNPTPIIRYDSVPTDAYFFGTCVLDIFMPEAGMDAMTLIEQQGIRMHFPMGQSCCGQPAYSSGRPKEAFDVAKAQLDLFPENWPIVVPSGSCGGMMKHHWPTLFKGTPYEQKAIELSERVIEFTHFLLAIGYQPQDKGEPVKVAVHTSCAARREMNVHLSGWQLIDSMENVERIVHDHESECCGFGGTFSVKHPDISGAMVTDKVAALKATEATEIISADCGCMLNIGGKIAKDEPDMPAPKHIATFLLERTGGKA; encoded by the coding sequence ATGAGCACAAGAAACCCTACCCCAATCATTCGCTATGACAGCGTCCCGACCGATGCTTATTTCTTCGGAACCTGCGTTTTGGACATCTTTATGCCCGAAGCAGGTATGGACGCAATGACGTTGATCGAACAACAAGGTATCCGTATGCACTTCCCGATGGGGCAAAGCTGCTGCGGCCAGCCCGCCTATTCCTCAGGCCGCCCGAAAGAAGCGTTTGACGTGGCCAAAGCCCAGCTCGATTTGTTTCCCGAAAACTGGCCGATTGTCGTACCGTCCGGCTCTTGTGGCGGCATGATGAAACACCACTGGCCGACCCTGTTTAAAGGCACGCCTTACGAACAGAAAGCCATTGAGCTTTCCGAACGGGTGATTGAGTTTACCCATTTTCTGCTTGCCATCGGCTACCAGCCGCAGGACAAAGGCGAACCGGTCAAAGTGGCCGTTCATACTTCCTGCGCCGCACGCCGTGAAATGAACGTCCACCTTTCCGGCTGGCAGCTGATTGACAGCATGGAAAATGTCGAACGGATTGTTCACGACCACGAAAGCGAATGCTGCGGTTTCGGCGGTACATTCTCGGTTAAACACCCCGACATTTCCGGCGCAATGGTTACCGACAAAGTCGCCGCCCTTAAAGCCACCGAAGCCACCGAAATCATCAGTGCAGATTGCGGCTGTATGCTCAACATCGGTGGCAAAATTGCCAAAGACGAGCCGGATATGCCGGCACCGAAACACATCGCCACCTTCTTATTGGAACGCACCGGAGGCAAAGCATGA
- the upp gene encoding uracil phosphoribosyltransferase codes for MNVTVVDHPLVRHKLTLMREADCSTYKFRTLTTELARLMAYEASRDFEIEKYLIDGWCGQIEGDRIKGKTLTVVPILRAGLGMLDGVLDLIPTAKISVVGLQRDETTLKPVSYFEKFVDSMEQRPALIIDPMLATGGSMVATIDLLKSKGCRQIKALVLVAAPEGVKLVNEAHPDVTIYTAALDSHLNEQGYIIPGLGDAGDKIFGTR; via the coding sequence ATGAACGTTACCGTTGTCGATCACCCGCTTGTCCGCCACAAACTGACCCTGATGCGGGAAGCCGACTGCAGCACCTACAAATTCCGCACCCTCACCACCGAACTGGCCCGCCTGATGGCATACGAAGCCAGCCGGGATTTTGAAATCGAAAAATACCTGATCGACGGCTGGTGCGGCCAAATCGAAGGCGACCGCATCAAAGGCAAAACGCTGACTGTTGTGCCGATTCTGCGTGCCGGTTTGGGTATGCTCGACGGCGTATTGGACCTGATTCCCACCGCCAAAATCAGCGTAGTCGGCCTGCAGCGGGACGAAACCACGCTCAAACCCGTGTCTTACTTTGAAAAATTCGTGGACAGCATGGAACAGCGCCCCGCCCTGATTATCGACCCCATGCTCGCCACCGGCGGCTCGATGGTCGCCACCATCGACCTGCTCAAATCCAAAGGTTGCCGCCAGATTAAAGCACTGGTGCTGGTTGCCGCCCCCGAAGGCGTGAAACTCGTCAATGAAGCCCACCCCGACGTAACCATCTACACCGCCGCCCTCGACAGCCACCTCAACGAACAAGGCTACATCATTCCGGGCTTGGGCGATGCCGGCGACAAAATCTTCGGCACCCGCTGA
- a CDS encoding LutB/LldF family L-lactate oxidation iron-sulfur protein, which translates to MTQTIQFHMKPETFKQNSAISLQDQPLRKSLRTAMDMLMTKRKAVLTDEEELQNLRDLCEHVRQRSLSKLPALLEELEANLTRLGVKVHWAETPAEACQIIHNIVTAKNGKLVVKGKSMVSEEIELNHYLEDQGIKAIESDLGEFIVQMAGEKPTHIVMPAIHKTKEQVSELFHKNLNTPLTDDVDQLTGFARQALRDIYRTADVGLSGVNFAVAETGTLCLVENEGNGRLSTTVPPVHIAITGIEKVVAKLSDIPPLYSLLPRSAIGQNITTYFNMITGPRRSEELDGPQEMHLVLLDNGRSQAYVEEQMRRTLQCIRCGACMNHCPVYTRIGGAAYGTTYPGPIGEIISPHLLGLDSTRDLPTACTMCGACVEVCPVRIPITEQMQRLRVEAQRPPEENVPHPIRGQGASHTFGEQLAWRTFDGIFSGKKAYRAFGWAVSKFRSFTPSKQLGWTDNHVPMKPAKKTLHELVAEKRKQ; encoded by the coding sequence ATGACCCAAACCATTCAATTCCACATGAAACCGGAAACCTTCAAGCAAAACAGCGCCATTTCCCTGCAAGACCAACCGCTGCGCAAAAGCCTGCGCACGGCAATGGACATGCTGATGACCAAGCGCAAAGCCGTTTTGACCGATGAAGAAGAACTGCAAAATCTGCGTGATTTGTGCGAACACGTCCGCCAACGCTCGCTGTCCAAATTACCGGCGCTTTTAGAAGAGCTGGAAGCCAACCTGACCCGCTTGGGTGTCAAAGTCCACTGGGCGGAAACTCCGGCCGAGGCTTGCCAAATCATTCACAACATCGTAACCGCCAAAAACGGCAAACTGGTTGTCAAAGGCAAATCCATGGTCAGCGAAGAAATCGAGCTGAACCACTATCTCGAAGACCAAGGCATCAAAGCCATTGAAAGCGACTTGGGCGAATTCATCGTCCAAATGGCGGGCGAAAAACCGACCCATATCGTGATGCCGGCGATTCACAAAACCAAAGAGCAAGTCAGCGAACTGTTCCACAAAAACCTGAATACTCCGCTGACCGACGACGTGGACCAACTGACCGGCTTTGCCCGCCAAGCCCTGCGCGATATTTACCGCACCGCCGATGTCGGCTTGAGCGGCGTTAATTTCGCCGTCGCCGAAACCGGCACCCTGTGTCTGGTCGAAAACGAAGGCAACGGCCGCCTGTCCACAACCGTGCCGCCGGTACACATTGCCATTACCGGTATCGAAAAAGTAGTGGCGAAACTGTCCGACATTCCGCCGCTTTACAGCCTGTTGCCCCGTTCCGCCATCGGCCAGAACATCACCACCTATTTCAACATGATTACCGGCCCCCGCCGCAGCGAAGAATTAGACGGCCCGCAGGAAATGCACCTCGTTTTGCTCGATAACGGCCGCAGCCAAGCCTATGTTGAAGAACAAATGCGCCGCACCCTGCAATGTATCCGCTGCGGTGCCTGCATGAACCACTGTCCGGTGTACACCCGCATCGGCGGCGCAGCCTACGGCACCACCTATCCCGGCCCGATCGGCGAAATCATCTCGCCGCACCTGCTCGGCTTGGACAGCACCCGAGACTTGCCGACCGCCTGCACCATGTGCGGCGCTTGTGTCGAAGTATGTCCGGTACGCATTCCGATTACCGAACAAATGCAGCGCCTGCGTGTCGAAGCCCAACGCCCGCCCGAAGAAAACGTCCCACACCCGATTCGGGGTCAAGGCGCATCGCACACCTTCGGCGAACAACTCGCATGGCGCACTTTCGACGGCATTTTCAGCGGCAAAAAAGCCTACCGTGCCTTCGGCTGGGCAGTCAGCAAATTCCGTTCGTTTACACCGAGCAAACAGCTGGGCTGGACGGATAACCACGTCCCAATGAAACCGGCGAAGAAAACCCTGCACGAACTGGTTGCAGAAAAGCGTAAACAGTAA
- a CDS encoding MFS transporter: MPASPNMPTPSRWLPLLLAVAIFMQMLDATILNTALPQIAKDLNESPLNMQSAVIVYTLTVALLIPLSGYLVDRYGTKKIFFGAVGLFVFGSLLCASAVNLPMLVLARMVQGLGGSMLVPVPRLTILRVYDKSRLLNAINYAVMPALIGPVLGPLAGGYLVEYASWHWIFLLNVPIGVLGLVIGWRIMPDIRGDKTSLDVGGFLLFAGAACSLTLAVEIVSHTGVSLFPALLASGGAALMWLYCRHAQSVAEPIYAGHLFKVRTFRLGLFGNLFSRLGISSVPFLLPLMFQVAFGLGASLSGWLIAPIALASLLIKPAVKPLMARFGYRKVLIWNTRILGILMILLALPDPNTPVAVWAVLLLTLGACNSIQFSAMNTLTLADLRPYQTGSGNSLMAVNQQLAISLGIAVGALMLQAWRKSDIGQSDLHWAFRLTFIGIGIITFAAGFIFSRLHISDGRNLTVRSQK; this comes from the coding sequence ATGCCCGCTTCCCCCAATATGCCCACGCCCTCGCGCTGGCTGCCGCTGCTGCTAGCGGTGGCGATTTTTATGCAGATGCTCGATGCGACCATTCTCAACACGGCGCTGCCGCAGATTGCCAAGGATTTGAACGAATCGCCGCTGAATATGCAGTCGGCGGTGATTGTCTATACGCTGACGGTGGCGCTGCTGATTCCCCTGAGCGGCTATCTGGTCGATCGTTACGGCACGAAAAAAATCTTTTTCGGCGCAGTCGGGCTGTTTGTTTTCGGTTCGCTGCTGTGCGCCTCGGCGGTGAACCTGCCGATGTTGGTGCTGGCACGCATGGTGCAGGGTTTGGGCGGCTCGATGCTGGTTCCCGTTCCCCGACTGACAATTTTACGGGTATACGACAAATCCCGCCTGCTCAACGCCATTAATTATGCGGTGATGCCGGCCTTAATCGGGCCGGTATTGGGGCCGCTGGCAGGCGGCTATCTGGTGGAATACGCTTCGTGGCACTGGATTTTTCTGCTGAACGTACCAATCGGCGTGCTGGGGCTGGTTATCGGCTGGCGGATTATGCCCGATATTCGGGGCGACAAAACCAGTTTGGATGTCGGCGGCTTTCTGCTGTTTGCCGGTGCCGCCTGTTCGCTGACTTTGGCGGTGGAAATCGTTTCCCATACCGGCGTATCGCTGTTTCCGGCGCTGCTGGCATCGGGCGGCGCTGCGTTGATGTGGCTGTATTGCCGCCATGCGCAAAGCGTTGCCGAACCGATTTATGCCGGACATCTGTTCAAAGTGCGCACTTTCCGGCTAGGGCTGTTCGGCAACCTGTTCAGCCGCTTGGGCATCAGCTCGGTGCCGTTTCTGCTGCCACTGATGTTTCAAGTGGCATTCGGCTTGGGTGCAAGCCTGTCGGGTTGGCTGATTGCACCGATTGCCCTCGCCTCGCTGCTGATCAAACCTGCGGTCAAACCGCTGATGGCACGTTTCGGCTACCGCAAGGTGTTGATTTGGAACACTCGGATTTTGGGCATTTTGATGATTCTGCTGGCGCTGCCCGACCCGAATACGCCGGTTGCAGTATGGGCGGTATTGCTGCTGACCTTGGGCGCATGTAACTCGATTCAGTTTTCCGCCATGAACACGCTCACGCTCGCCGATTTGCGCCCCTATCAAACCGGAAGCGGCAACAGCCTGATGGCGGTCAATCAGCAGCTTGCCATCAGTTTGGGCATTGCCGTCGGCGCACTGATGCTGCAGGCGTGGCGCAAAAGCGACATCGGGCAAAGCGATCTGCATTGGGCGTTTCGGCTGACCTTTATCGGCATCGGCATCATCACCTTTGCCGCCGGTTTCATTTTCAGCCGCCTGCACATTTCAGACGGCCGCAATTTGACGGTACGCAGCCAAAAATAA
- the grxD gene encoding Grx4 family monothiol glutaredoxin, which produces MSIQEQIKEVVTTHRVVLFMKGTKQFPQCGFSSRAVQILNAAGCEDYVTVNVLENDEVRQGIKEYSDWPTIPQLYVNGEFVGGSDIMMEMFEAGELQDLLKA; this is translated from the coding sequence ATGAGCATTCAAGAACAAATCAAAGAAGTCGTAACCACCCACCGTGTCGTATTGTTTATGAAAGGCACCAAACAGTTTCCGCAATGCGGCTTTTCTTCCCGTGCCGTGCAAATCCTCAACGCCGCCGGTTGCGAAGACTATGTAACCGTCAACGTATTGGAAAACGACGAAGTGCGCCAAGGCATCAAAGAATACAGCGACTGGCCGACCATTCCGCAGCTGTATGTAAACGGCGAATTTGTCGGCGGTTCCGACATCATGATGGAAATGTTTGAAGCGGGCGAATTGCAAGACCTGCTCAAAGCCTAA
- a CDS encoding LutC/YkgG family protein: MSARDNILAKLKKADAYPMAEPDTFGYYQTHEMTWDDEVSRLKHWAATMRAVKTEIYWVNEHNWQEVFRQAAEEKGIRNIVLPHQTGHGQKAKAALEGTQIEALDYDRVIDEWKDEFFTQVDAGFSGSKCGIARTGTIMLESSPQEPRSLSLVPPIHFCLFDAAKMYGEFHHALAGEKLLENGMPTNLILVSGPSKTADIQLTLAYGAHGPRDLVVLALLPAHISPADLEEQA; the protein is encoded by the coding sequence ATGAGCGCACGCGACAATATTCTGGCCAAGCTGAAAAAAGCCGATGCCTATCCGATGGCCGAACCCGATACCTTTGGCTACTATCAAACCCACGAAATGACTTGGGACGACGAAGTAAGCCGTCTGAAACACTGGGCTGCGACCATGCGGGCGGTCAAAACCGAAATCTACTGGGTGAACGAACACAACTGGCAGGAAGTGTTCCGCCAAGCCGCCGAAGAAAAAGGCATCCGCAACATCGTTTTGCCGCACCAAACCGGACACGGTCAAAAAGCCAAAGCCGCCCTTGAAGGTACACAGATTGAAGCCTTGGATTACGATCGGGTGATTGACGAGTGGAAAGACGAATTTTTCACCCAAGTCGATGCCGGTTTCAGCGGCTCGAAATGCGGCATTGCCCGCACCGGCACCATCATGCTCGAATCCAGCCCGCAAGAGCCGCGCAGCCTGAGCCTTGTACCGCCGATTCACTTTTGCCTGTTTGATGCTGCAAAAATGTACGGCGAGTTCCACCACGCATTGGCAGGTGAAAAATTATTGGAAAACGGCATGCCGACCAATCTGATTCTGGTTTCCGGCCCATCCAAAACCGCCGACATCCAACTCACACTGGCATACGGTGCACACGGCCCGCGCGATTTAGTCGTATTGGCCCTGTTGCCCGCACACATTTCCCCAGCCGACTTGGAGGAACAAGCATGA
- the hpnE gene encoding hydroxysqualene dehydroxylase HpnE, with amino-acid sequence MNHISRPKIAVIGAGWAGLSAAVTLAEHADISLFEAGRQAGGRARTLTGEQHGFSFLDNGQHILIGAYRSTLALLQKIGVRETDAFLRQPLQWHISDGLQFQTASPLPKPWHILSGILRAENTPLRLKLKLLADMHALQRRRSDQADINVAHWLAQRRTPRLLISQFWQPLVLGALNTPLHTASLRLLARVLQDSINAAKSDSDYLLPKQDLSSIAVRPALNYLKRHGCGIHLATRVAKLEPQANGTVGVDGRIFDAVILATAPYHAAALLPSDTPPEIQTAYAQTAYHAITTVYLRYPQAVKLPAAMTGLADGTAHWLIERGALGLPPNEIAAVISVSEQYPFSRQEWAQKVHADIQRLFPHIGEPQAVQVITEKRATAAASVHRPNYDTAWLKHRNIYPAGDYLHPYYPATLEAAVQSGMRAAELCLNDLYNTMPSENERSEFLRS; translated from the coding sequence ATGAATCATATCTCCCGCCCCAAAATTGCCGTTATCGGCGCAGGCTGGGCAGGTTTGTCCGCCGCCGTTACACTGGCAGAACACGCCGACATCAGCCTGTTTGAAGCAGGACGGCAGGCAGGCGGCAGAGCGCGTACGCTCACCGGCGAACAACACGGTTTTTCCTTTTTAGACAACGGCCAACATATTTTAATCGGCGCATACCGCAGCACATTAGCACTGCTGCAGAAAATCGGCGTACGGGAAACAGATGCTTTCCTGCGGCAGCCGCTGCAATGGCATATCTCCGACGGTTTGCAGTTTCAGACGGCCTCACCATTGCCCAAACCGTGGCACATTCTGTCCGGCATACTGCGTGCCGAAAACACACCGCTGCGGCTGAAACTCAAACTGCTGGCCGATATGCACGCCCTGCAGCGCCGACGTTCCGACCAAGCCGACATCAACGTTGCCCACTGGCTTGCACAACGCCGCACGCCCCGCCTGCTGATCAGCCAATTCTGGCAGCCACTGGTGTTGGGCGCACTCAATACCCCGCTGCATACCGCCTCGCTCCGGCTGCTCGCCCGAGTGTTGCAAGACAGCATCAATGCCGCAAAAAGCGACAGCGATTATCTGTTGCCCAAGCAGGATTTAAGCAGCATCGCCGTCCGCCCCGCCCTGAATTATCTCAAACGGCACGGCTGCGGCATTCATCTGGCCACCCGTGTCGCCAAACTGGAACCGCAGGCAAACGGTACAGTCGGTGTGGATGGCCGAATATTCGATGCCGTTATTCTGGCAACCGCCCCTTATCACGCCGCCGCCCTGTTGCCGAGCGACACCCCGCCCGAAATTCAGACGGCCTATGCCCAAACCGCCTATCATGCGATTACCACCGTTTACCTGCGCTATCCGCAAGCCGTCAAACTCCCCGCCGCCATGACCGGCCTTGCCGACGGCACGGCACACTGGCTGATCGAACGGGGCGCACTCGGCTTACCGCCCAACGAAATCGCCGCTGTGATCAGCGTTTCCGAACAATATCCGTTCAGCCGCCAAGAGTGGGCGCAAAAAGTCCATGCCGACATACAACGCCTGTTCCCGCATATCGGCGAGCCGCAAGCCGTGCAGGTGATTACCGAAAAACGGGCCACCGCCGCCGCAAGCGTCCACCGCCCGAATTACGACACCGCATGGCTCAAACACCGCAATATCTACCCCGCCGGCGATTATCTGCATCCATACTATCCCGCAACCTTAGAAGCTGCGGTACAATCCGGTATGCGTGCCGCCGAATTGTGTTTAAACGATTTATACAACACCATGCCGTCTGAAAATGAGCGAAGCGAATTTCTGCGAAGCTAA
- a CDS encoding RsmB/NOP family class I SAM-dependent RNA methyltransferase yields the protein MTPIQLDHTARLLAEMLTFKQPADSVLSAYFRQHKKLGRHDRHEIAETAFAALRHYQKIAAALRRPHAQARKAALAALVLGRSVNISQIQDLLDEEEQTFLGNLKARKSEFSDGLATAAELPEWLIERLRRHWNDDDILAFGRSVSRPAPLDIRVNTLKNKRDKVLAALQNEAADAAATPYSPWGIRLPTKIALNKHELFLDGSVEVQDEGSQLLALLVGAKRGEIVVDFCAGAGGKTLAIGAQMANKGRIYAFDIAEKRLANLKPRMTRAGLTNIHPERISSEHDSRIARLNGKADRVLVDAPCSGLGTLRRNPDLKYRQSPESLAQLLQQQHSILAAAAQLVQPAGRLVYATCSILPEENEQQVERFLSEHPDFELIDCAALLAAAKTGLDTGKYLRLDSAAHQTDGFFAAVLQRKAV from the coding sequence ATGACCCCGATCCAACTCGACCACACCGCCCGCCTGCTGGCAGAAATGCTGACGTTCAAACAGCCCGCCGACAGCGTATTGTCCGCCTATTTCCGCCAACACAAAAAACTCGGCCGCCACGACCGCCACGAAATTGCGGAAACCGCATTTGCCGCCCTGCGCCATTACCAAAAAATCGCCGCCGCCCTGCGCCGGCCGCACGCCCAAGCCCGCAAAGCGGCACTGGCAGCGCTGGTACTCGGCCGCAGTGTCAATATTTCACAAATCCAAGACCTGCTCGATGAAGAAGAACAAACCTTTCTCGGCAATCTCAAAGCCCGCAAAAGCGAATTTTCAGACGGCCTCGCCACCGCCGCCGAGTTGCCCGAATGGCTCATCGAGCGCCTGCGCCGCCATTGGAACGACGACGACATTCTCGCCTTCGGCCGCAGCGTCAGCCGCCCTGCGCCGCTGGACATTCGGGTCAATACCTTGAAAAACAAACGCGACAAAGTCCTCGCGGCCCTGCAAAACGAAGCCGCCGACGCAGCCGCCACACCGTATTCGCCGTGGGGCATCCGCCTTCCGACCAAAATCGCCCTCAACAAACACGAACTGTTTTTAGACGGCAGCGTCGAAGTGCAGGACGAAGGCAGCCAGTTGCTGGCGCTGCTGGTCGGTGCCAAACGGGGCGAAATCGTGGTCGATTTCTGTGCCGGTGCAGGCGGTAAAACGCTGGCAATCGGTGCGCAAATGGCCAACAAAGGCCGCATTTACGCCTTCGACATCGCCGAAAAACGCCTTGCCAACCTCAAACCCCGCATGACCCGTGCCGGACTGACCAACATCCACCCCGAACGCATCAGCAGCGAACACGACAGCCGCATTGCCCGCTTAAACGGCAAAGCCGACCGTGTTTTAGTGGACGCACCGTGTTCCGGCTTAGGCACGCTGCGGCGCAATCCCGATTTGAAATACCGCCAGTCGCCCGAAAGCCTCGCCCAGCTTTTGCAGCAGCAACACAGCATTCTTGCCGCCGCTGCGCAACTGGTGCAACCCGCCGGCCGCTTGGTTTATGCCACCTGCAGCATTTTGCCGGAAGAAAACGAGCAGCAGGTCGAACGCTTTTTGAGCGAACACCCCGACTTTGAACTCATCGACTGCGCCGCCCTGCTTGCCGCCGCCAAAACCGGCTTGGACACAGGCAAATACCTGCGCCTCGATTCCGCCGCCCACCAAACCGACGGCTTCTTTGCCGCCGTATTGCAGCGCAAGGCCGTCTGA
- a CDS encoding SDR family oxidoreductase: MSALHNKTIIVTGASQGLGEQTAKAYAAAGATVVLIARHQKRMEKVYDDIVAAGYPEPFAICFDLLSAEDKEFDQLAATIAEATQGKLDGIVHCASYFNALSPLDFQTVADWVKLYRINTVAPMGLTRAMLPLLKESADASVIFVGESHGETPKAYWGGFGASKTALNYLCKVIADEWERFPNLRANVLVPGPINSPQRIKSHPGETKNERKNYEDVLPQFIWWVSQESQGRSGEIVYL, encoded by the coding sequence ATGTCAGCCTTACACAACAAAACCATCATCGTTACCGGCGCTTCGCAAGGTCTGGGCGAACAAACCGCCAAAGCCTACGCCGCCGCCGGCGCAACCGTCGTCCTGATTGCCCGCCACCAAAAACGCATGGAAAAAGTCTATGACGACATCGTCGCCGCCGGTTATCCCGAACCGTTTGCCATCTGCTTCGACCTCTTAAGCGCCGAAGACAAAGAGTTCGACCAACTCGCCGCCACCATCGCCGAAGCCACACAAGGCAAACTCGATGGCATCGTCCACTGCGCCAGCTATTTCAACGCCCTCTCACCGCTGGATTTCCAAACCGTTGCCGACTGGGTCAAACTCTACCGCATCAACACCGTCGCCCCCATGGGCCTGACCCGTGCCATGCTCCCCCTGCTGAAAGAATCCGCCGACGCCTCCGTCATCTTCGTCGGCGAAAGCCACGGCGAAACCCCCAAAGCCTACTGGGGCGGCTTCGGCGCTTCCAAAACCGCACTCAACTACCTGTGCAAAGTCATCGCCGACGAATGGGAACGCTTCCCCAACCTGCGCGCCAACGTCCTCGTCCCCGGCCCGATTAACTCCCCACAACGCATCAAATCCCACCCCGGCGAAACCAAAAACGAACGCAAAAACTACGAAGACGTATTACCGCAGTTTATCTGGTGGGTAAGCCAAGAAAGCCAAGGCAGAAGCGGCGAAATCGTTTATTTGTAA
- a CDS encoding DUF2322 family protein, whose amino-acid sequence MTFQENLAAMPAIDHLSGLNICNQQGETVHHIPAAPGKLGSLKLYHALSQEFDGVLNAQAAERGLQLFAEHVADAQANPGKHPNIDLLFQVKAENQTLLLQPQTA is encoded by the coding sequence ATGACTTTTCAAGAAAACCTCGCCGCCATGCCCGCCATTGACCACTTGAGCGGCCTGAATATCTGCAATCAGCAAGGCGAAACCGTCCACCATATTCCCGCCGCCCCCGGCAAACTCGGTTCGCTCAAACTCTACCACGCCCTGTCGCAGGAATTTGACGGCGTATTAAACGCCCAAGCCGCCGAGCGGGGTTTACAGCTGTTTGCCGAACACGTTGCCGATGCCCAAGCCAACCCCGGCAAACACCCGAATATCGATTTGCTGTTTCAAGTCAAAGCTGAAAACCAAACCCTGCTGCTGCAACCGCAAACCGCATGA